The Aspergillus fumigatus Af293 chromosome 5, whole genome shotgun sequence nucleotide sequence CTCAAGCGGTCATGGCCGCGTGGAGAGAATCTATTCGGGAAAACTTGAATGACAAACGCAATCCCTTGGCGAAACAGGATCTACCAATCGGTGTGACTGGCTTTGGCCCTCAGAATTCATTTGCTTTTGGAGCACCGGGGCGGAATACCTCCTCCCTGCAAGTCAATCTCGACAGGGCAATAGCCGCGGGGATGCAGCGTGGAGATATGAGTAACCTGCATCGGGAAGCCATGCGACGCATGCAAGCCAGGGCGAATCAAAGCATGAATGGGCGGTAACGCAGCACTTATACACAGATAGACCGATAGAGATGATCCCGGATCCTCCGGGGTAAAGTTATGCCCTTGGTTATTCCGCACAGAGGCGCGGTCCAGACCTAATGTTTCAGCTTTACACTTGTTTTACGGGGAGCAACTTTGATGTCTGCGATAGATAGATAATGTTTAGTTTCAAGACAACGGTCCTGATGACCAATGCTCCTTGGAAAGCATCTGCTTAAACCAGTTCTACAAATGAGCTAAGGGATAGTTACGCAGGAAAGACCCATTGTGTTCGAATAGCCTAGTGCATCCTGGACGATCTGACGCCGCACTATAGAAAGTTTGATCCACTGAGCTGTTTTTTTTAGATTAATTTGCACTGAATCCTTGGGTACTTATGGCATAGTTAGGCAAGGAATAATCGATCTGGCCGAGCTATCCGGCAGTCAATTATAGCAGCAATTCCAGGGGCTTAGGGCAGGGGACAGTCCGTGATCGTTGATATAACGATTCCCAAATcaaattttttttcccttgttaAGCCCTACACATAGGAAAGACTAGATAGAGTCGAACGTGATTACTGTATGAAATCCTGCAAGACTGTGACAAGTGGCTCCTATTCCAACCCTGCTACGTTTGACAGGTATGAACTGCATGACAGGATGCCGGTAATGGAACATCCATCCCCGTCCCCTGTTTTCAATTCAGAGGATTCATAGCCAATAATACGAGGTCGTAAGCGTCGGTTTCCTGAAGTACAAAGTACTGGTGTAGCGTCACACCCTTGAAGTTTTCCTTATACAGGAGAGACTAAGTTTtcttgaagatgagagagagGAAATTGAGGCGACTCTTGGGCCTTACCTTGGGCTATTGGATCGTCTTGGTCATTATTGACAATCCACCTTTGCTCTTAATTTGCACCTATATCTAGCTATTATCGCGTCTTTACATGTCCACttctttatctttctttcctctcttcttttcccttctttttcctgtcTGTCTGTGCAGCCTTGTTGGGAAGCCTCTTCTATTGAGACGGAGACCTGCTTCCATGACTCCAAACCATTGAAACGTAACAGAGCAAATTCGAATCAGATCAGACCAATCAGACTCTTTCCAGTGACTCTCGCACTTGACCAAACATCATCCTGAGCATCAATTCAaacatcattatcatcatcatcatcaacaacagcaacattGACATCGAGGGACCACCGCGTCGATGTCATTGTGCTCTGCTCGGGCCTCCCATGTCCCCTGCCTCGCCCCTTTCTAAGTCTCGTCCGCCAATCACAGCCTCGCCTGCTGCACACCACCGCCTGCCCGTTTTTCCCTGCCCTCCACCTTCAGCATCCCTATTATTACTATCATTACTGCTCCGACTAGCGATAGTAGTGGTAATATCCTGGCCTCTCCCTCAGCCATTGCGACGGCTACTTCGTCCGCTCCTCTCTCCCTGTCGTCCCCTGGCTCAGTCTTTATTCCCAAAACGGCGTCTTCAACGACCTGGGAACACTCGCACATACTATCCTCGCCCGAGGCTGAAGAGACTTCCAGTACTCGCCTCCACCGCCATCACAACCACCGATCCCTCGAGCCCGACCACCGtgcctcatcatcctcctcgcagTTTATCGAATATCCCACTCGAAATAGTCTGAAGAAATCCACCCTCCGGCCAAAACAGCTCCAAAAACGAACGCATTCATTGCTCACAACTACCATACTCCGTCCCCCCGCGGTTCGACTTGCTAACCCAGTCAATTACGTACCCCGAATCACCCCCGTCACTGTCCCACATCCGCTGCAGATCTCCGACGAGCACCTGCCTCTCGAAGCGCACCGAGACGCGTATCCGCTTCTGACCATCCCGGAACGACGCCGCAGTCGATTGTCACAGTCTCCAATTAGCTTGGTAGTAGAGCGTAGCCAAGGCGAGGCCGAGAGTGGACGCTCCAGCATCGCAGTGCCTCGAGGGCAGAGGCGCAGTGGCACATTCGATCGCCATACCGCCGTGCAGGAAATGTCCGAACAGGCGGAACTCAACAAAAATGGTTCtcaagagggaaaagacgTCAGGCCGCCGGAACGGGCCCATCTAGCCCAGGATACACTTGCTGATCGGCAGGGATCGTTGGGACCGTTGCATGAGGATCGTCCACGCCATATTCCGTCACAGATTTCTTTGCGTTCACAGTCGCAAATTGCCTCGATTCCATCAAACACAGGCGCGCCACCGACCGGCGGCGAGGCTGATGTCGCTGAGGAGTTGGCATGGGGCCCCGCGCATCCTTGCTACCCTCATCTGAATCCACATGTTCCCATCGGGTCGCAAGAGTATCTCACGACTCGAATTATTCGAATACGACGCGACTGGATGGTGAAGGGAGATCTGGCGCCGACGTTCTCGAACCTCTATCCTGAGATTTTGGACCCGTTACTACCAGAACAGGAGTTTCGGCGGGTGATTGCGACGGTGAATGAGGAACTCATCAAGGCCTTTGATCCGTTCAGTTTCCGCAATCTGCTTGATGGCGCGCTGGGTCTGGTCACAGGTTGGCTGTGGGAAGATATCGGTGCCGCTGGTATCAAGAGCCATCTGCAACAAGTGGAGGACTGGCTTGACAAGTGGAATCGCGAGGTCGGCGCGAAGGACGGGGTACATATATGGAGTCTGCGACGGACGGCATACCTGTCTTTGGACATCCAAATCCCAGATCCCAAGGTTGGCATCGTCCACAGCGAGGGCATGTCATTGCCGGGGACGAGACCAAACAGTGGCGTTGGGCTTGGATTCTAAGTCACAACACGTCAGGTACGCTGTCATCTGGgacctttgtctttttttttctccttcccctcttcctttAATACCTTTATACCCCTTTTAATTTTTGTATACCCCTGAAACGGCCGTTGTGCGTGATATGGAGCGGGTTTGAAGGCGAATTCGGAATACTGGACTTGTATTACTTGTTGGATTTTGTCATCTTCATGATACCACGTCCGCAGTCTCAGACTTGTTTCTCTGGAGATTGAATCTGTCGCAGAGGACATGCCGATCTGTTCATATGCATGTCCGTCATGGTGTCCAAGCTATCTGCTGTACCTGTGACGTTTGTACTTAAGGTCTTGCAACTTAAGCTGCTAAATTAAATGCAGCGACCGTGGATTGAGCATCACATTTCAAGTCAAGACTATAAAACTGAGAAACTCGGCAGTAATTCTACGAATGGGATGAACCCGATTGATACCTTAGTACACCGTGTCTGCTGAGTAGAAATGTTCTGGACTAAACTGACCGACTTCCCCACCTACGGCCCCCATTTATCCTGAGAGCTTCTCCGGCAGAATCCCCAATTTCATCCCTCCCTTCTGCCAGGGCGCCCATTCCAACGCCCTCTTTCCCCTTTTTGAGAGACCCCATATTCAAAATGCTCTCCGGCATTCTCGTCTTCAACCAAAAAGGCGAGAATCTCATCTTCCGCGCCTTTCGCAGTGATTGCCGGCCGCGCCTGGCCGACATCTTCCGCATCCAAGTCATTTCCAACCCCCAAGTGCGCTCGCCCATTCTGACGCTGGGATCGACGACGTTCAGCCATGTTAAGCACGAGAATATCTATCTGGTGGCGGTGACTAAGAGCAATGCCAACGCAGCATTGGTGTTTGAATTTCTATACCGGCTGGTGTTGCTGGGGAAGAGCTACTTTGGGAAGTTTGACGAGGAGGCCGTCAAGAATAATTTTGTTTTGATTTATGAGTTGCTGGATGGTGAGTATTCCCTCAAACAGGGGGGTCTAGAGTAGAGGATAATCGTTTTAGAAATCCTCGACTTTGGCTATCCCCAAAACACCGACCCGGACACGCTCAAGATGTACATCACAACGGAGGGCGTCAAGTCTGCCATCGTCAACAACCCCACGGACTCGAGCCGGATCACAATGCAAGCAACAGGCGCGCTCTCCTGGCGCCGTGCAGACGTCAAGTACCGCAAGAACGAAGCCTTCGTAGACGTCATCGAAGACGTGAACCTGCTCATGTCCGCCACGGGCACCGTGCTCCGCGCCGACGTCACCGGCCAGATCGTCATGCGCGCCTACCTCTCCGGCACCCCGGAGTGCAAGTTCGGGCTGAACGaccgccttctcctcgacagcgacagcggcggcggtgctggcccatcctcgtcctcgcaCGCCCACTCTGGCAGCAAAGCAACCCGCGCGGCTGCCGGCTCCGTCACGCTGGAAGACTGCCAGTTCCACCAGTGCGTGAAACTGGGCCGCTTTGACGCGGACCGCATCATCTCGTTTGTGCCGCCGGACGGCGAGTTCGAGCTGATGCGGTACCGCGCCACGGAGAACGTCAATCTCCCCTTCAAGGTGCACCCGATCGTGCGGGAGGTCGGCACCACCAAGGTGGAGTACAGCGTCGCCATCAAGGCGAACTACAGCTCGAAGCTGTTCGCGACGAATGTCGTCATCCGCATCCCGACACCGCTGAACACGGCCAAGACGACCGAGCGGACGAGCCAGGGGCGCGCCAAGTACGAGCCGGAGCATAACAATATCGTCTGGAAGATTGCACGGTTCTCCGGCGGCAGCGAGTATGTGCTTACGGCGGAGGCGACGCTGACGAGCATGACGAATCAGAAGGCGTGGAGCCGGCCGCCGCTGAGTCTGTCGTTCAGTCTGTTGATGTTCACCAGTAGTGGGTTGCTGGTGCGGTATCTCAAAGTGTTTGAGAAGAGCAACTACAGTAGTGTCAAGTGGGTGCGGTATATGACTCGTGCGGGCAGCTATGAAATCAGGTACTTTACCTCCTCCTTGGTTCCCCCTGTTTATATGCGACTCTCAGAGCGTGACTAACAAAAGAACTGCAGGTTCTAGTGCATCCTCTGCATTCCCGTCATCTTCGCTACAATCATTCAGCTGGGTGTTTGGCGTTCGGTTCATTCTATCATCACTACCATCAGCATTTCCTGTATTATTCAGCTCAAATCCTACaaaatactataatagaaTTTCAGTATAAACCGAGTCATCTACAGAGTGTTCCGAGAACAATACATTATGCTGCGAGGGCTGACAAAGAATCACTGCATAAAGAACAAAGAAGACCACAAGTTCTGGTTGCACACGGAATGACATCAGATGATGATACAGAATATGTTCAATAGTATTATACATCGGTACAAATACATAGACAACAAGATAAGATCCCAGTCCAAAGCCGACAGACAATTCGCGACACCGAAGAACCAaagataatatataatacAAATCACTGCTGTAAACATAGGCATTGTGGAAAGTAGAGTGGAACGGATGTCGTAAAAATACATAGCACTTCGCAATCAAGAAGGTATATCCATGAATCAGGTATCAAGTTCAGTCGTGGTAAGAGGTCATGGGCAAGAAAGAGTGCAGCTACAGCCAACTCTCATCGATTCGACCACGGACCATCCGTCGTCCGCGTCGCAATCCCACGTTGCCCTCTCCGATCAGCGTCTCCCATCTGCGCCCAATGCTATCCTGATCCTTGCCGAGTTGGCGCGCGCACTCGTCCCAGTCGCGCTTGGAAAGCTGAAACTTTTCTAGGACAACCTCCACAAGTTGTTGGTCATCTTCGGACGTCCAAGTTTCTGGCCCTATTTCTTCAATGGACGGTAGCGCTGCATCGGGATCAAACTGCGACTgcgaggagggcgatggCGAGGGCGGCAGCGGTGCGCGCACCTCGTCGCAGAGCCCTTGCTGTCGGCGCGGTACAGGAGAAGGCGGGGATTgtgtggttggtggtgaATTCAAAGTATAAAAGTCTGATTGCGATAGGCCCAGGGGGAGATCGTAAGGGACGTACCGACGACGTTTTGGGGTGGAGAATCGAGAGCGTGGAGTGTGGTCTTCTGAGTCCGCGTCGCTGTCGGCTTCGTAGCTGGCGCGCGTGCGCTTGTTTGCGGCGCGAGCGAGTTTTGACGATGTTTTAGCAGAGGAACGTTGAGAGCGTGTTTGTGTCTTTGGCTTTCGCGGCCgcgtggaggatgaggaggttgtGGAAGATGCGAGATGGAAGGGGCTCTGGAGACGTTCTGGTTTGGCTCGTCGCGAAGGCGGCGCGGGAGAGCCACTTAGAAGAGATTGAAGGGCGCGACAGGTTCCTAGTAACCCATTGCTTGATGGAAAGAAGTCGTTGTCGGACGGAGGAGGTGTCGAGAAGAGGCGATTGGGTGTGAAGCGCGACCGGGTTGAGGAGCGTCGCATGTCGCAGGGAAGCGCGGAAGGGAGCAACATAGTTGCGTATTTGGATATCCAATGTATCAGAGACACGGAATGAAGGATAGTATAGATAGATCTGATAGTCGTGGTGTTGAATGAAGGGAATGGCTTTGTGTGCGCGCACCAGAGGAATGCGCCAGGCGCGAAGTGGTTTGCGCCGGGGGAGTTCCAGTCAGCAGTCAAACGCgagagaaaaataaaaatgtGTGGACGGTAGATTTTGAAATGAGCGCTGTTGAATAGAATAGTTTCCGAGATATGCGACTGAGTTGGTGGATGGAATAATGAtggagaagggagaaagTTGTGGGAATTGAGGTGAAAACAATAATAATGGAGGCGATTATAATTAAAATTTGGGGGGAGAGGGAGGCCTGGAGAATAGTGGGAGGGACATGGGCACAGTCTGTGTCACAGTCTGAGTGTGGAGTTCCGCAAACGGCGATAAGCTAACTATGAATCAAATATGGAGGGAATGCAGATATCAGGTACACTGTGGATACTCGAAGAACATTTTTAGAATCATGGATAAAGAAGTGTCTGCAGAACCCTCAAGGACTTTCTTTGCAGTTGCAGGATTAATTGAAAGATGGGGCACTGTCTGAAAGGACAAAGACTCCGAGACCTCTTTCTGtgtcctttttctcttgGTTCGCTTTTTGTTCCTTGATGCCTGTTTCCTCGATTCGAGGGAGGGCCCCGTCTTATTACCCTCGTTCTGGTTGAATTGACGCTGCCTTGACCAGAATTCATGCACTACTTGTTCCCTTTCTGTCTGATCTACAGTCCCTGTCCATATACACTATGATTTCCATTGACTCCAACTGAGACACGAGGGGGAGAGGGATGAAAGCTCGACCTTGCATCATTGTCCCGAGCAACAAGCCACATCTTCAATTGACAATGGCCTTCCGGTGACACGCCATGAAGTCATTGCTCCTGGACTTGCTCGGAAGGATCGGATGAGCATTGCATGTGCAGCTGCATGTGCATGTTCGTT carries:
- a CDS encoding ERF4 family protein, with translation MSPASPLSNLACCTPPPARFSLPSTFSIPIITIITAPTSDSSGNILASPSAIATATSSAPLSLSSPGSVFIPKTASSTTWEHSHILSSPEAEETSSTRLHRHHNHRSLEPDHRASSSSSQFIEYPTRNSLKKSTLRPKQLQKRTHSLLTTTILRPPAVRLANPVNYVPRITPVTVPHPLQISDEHLPLEAHRDAYPLLTIPERRRSRLSQSPISLVVERSQGEAESGRSSIAVPRGQRRSGTFDRHTAVQEMSEQAELNKNGSQEGKDVRPPERAHLAQDTLADRQGSLGPLHEDRPRHIPSQISLRSQSQIASIPSNTGAPPTGGEADVAEELAWGPAHPCYPHLNPHVPIGSQEYLTTRIIRIRRDWMVKGDLAPTFSNLYPEILDPLLPEQEFRRVIATVNEELIKAFDPFSFRNLLDGALGLVTGWLWEDIGAAGIKSHLQQVEDWLDKWNREVGAKDGVHIWSLRRTAYLSLDIQIPDPKVGIVHSEGMSLPGTRPNSGVGLGF
- a CDS encoding AP-2 complex subunit mu, which translates into the protein MLSGILVFNQKGENLIFRAFRSDCRPRLADIFRIQVISNPQVRSPILTLGSTTFSHVKHENIYLVAVTKSNANAALVFEFLYRLVLLGKSYFGKFDEEAVKNNFVLIYELLDEILDFGYPQNTDPDTLKMYITTEGVKSAIVNNPTDSSRITMQATGALSWRRADVKYRKNEAFVDVIEDVNLLMSATGTVLRADVTGQIVMRAYLSGTPECKFGLNDRLLLDSDSGGGAGPSSSSHAHSGSKATRAAAGSVTLEDCQFHQCVKLGRFDADRIISFVPPDGEFELMRYRATENVNLPFKVHPIVREVGTTKVEYSVAIKANYSSKLFATNVVIRIPTPLNTAKTTERTSQGRAKYEPEHNNIVWKIARFSGGSEYVLTAEATLTSMTNQKAWSRPPLSLSFSLLMFTSSGLLVRYLKVFEKSNYSSVKWVRYMTRAGSYEIRF